The proteins below come from a single Melospiza melodia melodia isolate bMelMel2 chromosome 12, bMelMel2.pri, whole genome shotgun sequence genomic window:
- the P2RY14 gene encoding P2Y purinoceptor 14 — protein sequence MLNSSSSPSGNNCSHSTVVTTTVIPLLYCLIFLAGLSLNALAAWLFLYVPSTKSFIVYLKNIAVADLLMSLTFPFKILADSGLAPAQLSLFVCRYSAVVFYMNMYIGITFFGLIGFDRYYKIVKPLFTSFVHTVNYSKVVSAIIWLLLMIMSFPNMILTNEITKDSYSTKCIGLKSELGRQWHKATTYICTGIFWIVFFLLIVFYTSISKKIYSSYKKFQRNSDTAKRKTSRNIFTIMFVFVICFVPYHLCRTPYTLSQTSSQFTCQSQKSLFYAKEFTLMLSAANVCLDPIIYFFLCLPFREKLYQKLHLKMKASSEVEISKSRRSNTLGESINIV from the coding sequence ATGCTCAactccagcagcagcccctcgGGCAACAACTGCAGCCACAGCACGGTGGTCACCACCACGGTCATCCCGCTGCTCTACTGCCTCATCTTCCTCGCCGGGCTCTCGCTCAACGCCCTGGCAGCCTGGCTCTTCCTCTACGTGCCCAGCACTAAGAGCTTCATCGTCTATCTCAAGAACATCGCCGTGGCCGACCTCCTGATGAGCCTGACGTTCCCCTTCAAAATCCTCGCTGACTCGGGGCttgcccctgcccagctcagcctgTTCGTGTGCAGGTACTCGGCCGTCGTGTTCTACATGAACATGTACATCGGGATCACCTTCTTCGGCCTCATAGGCTTCGACAGGTACTACAAAATCGTCAAGCCTTTGTTCACCTCCTTCGTCCACACAGTGAACTACAGCAAGGTGGTCTCTGCAATCATATGGCTGTTACTAATGATTATGTCATTTCCAAACATGATTTTAACCAATGAAATCACTAAGGACAGTTACTCCACAAAATGTATAGGTCTTAAAAGCGAGCTTGGCAGACAGTGGCACAAGGCAACAACTTATATTTGCACAGGGATTTTCTGGATTGTTTTTTTCCTGCTAATCGTATTTTACACTTCTATATCCAAAAAAATATACAGCTCCTACAAAAAATTCCAGAGGAACTCAGATACAGCCAAGAGAAAAACCAGCCGGAACATATTCACCATCATGTTTGTGTTTGTCATTTGCTTTGTGCCCTACCACCTCTGCAGGACCCCATACACCTTGAGCCAGACCAGCTCCCAGTTCACCTGCCAGTCCCAAAAATCGCTGTTCTACGCCAAGGAGTTCACTCTGATGCTGTCTGCAGCAAACGTCTGCCTTGAccccattatttattttttcctctgcctCCCCTTTAGAGAAAAGCTGTATCAAAAACTGCACCTCAAGATGAAAGCTTCAAGCGAGGTTGAAATTTCTAAATCCAGAAGATCGAATACGCTTGGGGAAAGCATAAACATAGTGTAG
- the GPR171 gene encoding G-protein coupled receptor 171 — translation MSSNISECHLYEEMEPFTYFYYLIFLMGIIGSCFALWAFTQKEQKQKCMSIYLINLLTADFLLTLTLPVKIIVDLGIASWSLRIFHCQVTACFIYLNMYLSIVFLGFVSMDRCLQLMHSSKMYRVQEPGFAKTLCAVVWAMLLLITVPNMAIPIRHIEERPGVGCIDLKTQFGRDWHVFTNFICTAIFLNSSAVVLVSNCVAVRQLRRHGRSGERGGRARRALAHVLLVTGAYLLCFVPYHAVRIPYTLSQARASAACPLRRALFKAKEATLLLAVCNLCLDPLLYYHLSKAFRLKFTEAFAAPKETKALTATEMAQQSPGQPCSPARETAGEPRAELQPCP, via the coding sequence ATGTCAAGCAACATTTCTGAATGTCATCTCTATGAAGAAATGGAACCCTTTACCTATTTTTACTACTTGATTTTTCTTATGGGAattattggaagctgttttgcacTGTGGGCATTCACACAGAAGGAACAGAAACAGAAGTGCATGAGCATCTACTTGATCAACCTCCTCACTGCAGATTTCCTGCTGACTTTGACACTGCCAGTGAAGATTATTGTTGACCTAGGAATCGCATCCTGGAGTCTGAGAATATTCCACTGCCAAGTCACGGCCTGCTTCATCTACCTGAACATGTATTTGTCAATCGTATTTCTGGGATTCGTGAGCATGGATCGCTGCCTGCAGCTGATGCACAGCTCCAAGATGTACCGCGTGCAGGAGCCGGGCTTTGCCAAGACGCTGTGCGCGGTGGTGTGGGCCATGCTCCTGCTCATCACCGTGCCCAACATGGCCATTCCCATCCGGCACATTGAGGAGCGCCCGGGCGTCGGCTGCATCGACCTCAAAACCCAATTCGGGAGGGACTGGCACGTGTTCACCAACTTCATCTGCACAGCCATCTTCCTGAACTCCTCGGCGGTGGTGCTGGTGTCCAACTGCGTGGCGGTGCGGCAGCTGCGGCGGCACGGGCGGAGCGGGGAGCGCGGCGGGCGCGCGCGGCGGGCGCTGGCGCACGTGTTGCTGGTGACCGGGGCCTACCTGCTGTGCTTCGTGCCCTACCACGCCGTGCGCATCCCCTACACGCTGAGCCAGGCCCGCGCCAGCGCCGCCTGCCCCCTGCGCCGCGCCCTCTTCAAGGCCAAGGAGGCCACGCTGCTCCTCGCCGTCTGCAACCTCTGCCTCGACCCCCTGCTCTACTACCACCTGTCCAAGGCCTTCCGGCTGAAATTCACCGAGGCCTTCGCGGCCCCTAAGGAGACAAAGGCGCTCACGGCCACAGAgatggcacagcagagcccagggcagccctgcagcccgGCCCGTGAAACAGCAGGAGAGccaagggcagagctgcagccctgcccgtga